The following are encoded together in the Sparus aurata chromosome 1, fSpaAur1.1, whole genome shotgun sequence genome:
- the LOC115587439 gene encoding uncharacterized protein LOC115587439 — MSLTAAVSGFVVFLLSVSVIQGQHGWGVTYSSTEICALKGSTVNMSCTYTYPSWKYGRYTKFKEAFWFTKERRYQPVDLRTDSDYQDRVESRCSKKRCTLRITDLRESDSVEYKFMFITNQPGGRYTGSPGVTLRIADLQVQVSTSSHSGSRELKCHSSCRLPDRSSYIWYKNGQKIQSQTSSTYSVTYDNADSYSCAVKGHENYGSPPVCEFDPLYQEKDMQTHWLLKVVDAAELYVTE, encoded by the exons atgagtttaactgcagcagtgagtggatttgtcgtcttccttctctctgtgtcag tgatacagggtcagcatggctggggagtgacttacagctctactgagatctgtgccttaaaaggatcaacagtaaacatgagctgcacctacacatacccaTCCTGGAAATATGGCCGTTATACTAAATTTAAGGAAGCATTCTGGTTTACCAAAGAGAGAAGATATCAACCtgtggatctgagaacagactcagattatcaAGATCGTGTTGAGTCCAGATGTTCTAAAAAGAgatgcactctgagaatcacagacctgagagagagcgattCAGTTGAGTACAAGTTCATGttcataacaaaccaaccaggtgggagatatactggttcacctggagtcactttgagaATCGCAG ATCTCCAGGTGCAGGTGAGCACATCCTCACATTCTGGCTCGagagagctgaagtgtcacagcagttgtcgtCTACCTGATCGTTCTTCCTACATCTGGTACaagaatggacagaaaattcagtcacaaacatcttCTACTTATTCAGTCACCTATGATAATGCAGACAGTTATTCCTGTGCTGTTaaaggacatgagaactacggctctcctccagtctgtgagtttgatccactgtatcaggaaaaagacatgcagacacactggCTTCTAAAAGTTGTAGATGCAGCAGAATTATATGTAACTGAATAA
- the LOC115587383 gene encoding uncharacterized protein LOC115587383 — MSLTAAVSGFVVFLLSVSVIQGQDGWGMTYSSTEICALKGSTVDMSCTYTYPSRIDGVDTEVKETFWFTKERRYQHVDLKTDSDYQDRVEYSCSEKSCTLRITDLRESDSAEYKFRFITNQPGGRYTGSPGVTLRVTDPDLQVKVTTSLFSSWRELKCHSSCRLPAHSSYIWYKNGQKVQSQTSSTYSNYFNYADSFSCAVEGHEDFPSPPVCVDGQTCNRVIYTDRSICAFKGSSVDISCLFNSPESITSKFWFSPHQSYQWQSPSQPEDLSEDSQFAGRVQVLESETGRSTLRITDLTGSDSAQYHFRFTTGSFEWNSSLPGTTLTVTGTDEHTLM; from the exons atgagtttaactgcagcagtgagtggatttgtcgtcttccttctctctgtgtcag tgatacagggtcaggaTGGCTGGGGaatgacttacagctctactgagatctgtgctttaaaaggatcaacagtggacatgagctgcacctacacatacccaTCCAGAATAGATGGTGTTGATACTGAAGTTAAGGAAACATTCTGGTTCACCAAAGAGAGAAGATATCAACATGTGGATCTGAAaacagactcagattatcaagatcgtgttgagtacagttgttctgagaagagctgcactctgagaatcacagacctgagagagagcgactcagctgagtacaagttcagattcataacaaaccaaccaggtgggagatatactggttcacctggagtcactttgagggtcacag ATCCAGATCTACAGGTGAAGGTGACCACATCCTTATTTTCTAGCTGGagagagctgaagtgtcacagcagttgtcgtCTACCTGCTCATTCTTCCTACATCTGgtacaaaaatggacagaaagttcagtcacaaacatcttCTACTTATTCAAACTACTTTAATTATGCAGACAGTTTTTCCTGTGCTGTTGAAGGACATGAggatttcccctctcctccagtgt gtgttgatggtcaaacctgcaacagagtgatttacactgacagaagcatctgtgccttcaaaggctcatcagtggacatttcttgTTTGTTCAACAGTCCTGAATCCATCACATCCAAATTCTGGTTCAGTCCTCATCAGAGTTATCAgtggcagagtccttcacagcctgaggaccttagtgaagactcccagtttgcaggtcgtgttcaggtccttgaatcagagacaggacgctccactctgagaatcactgacctgacagggagtgattcagctcagtatcacttcAGATTCACAACAGGAAGCTTTGAGTGGAACAGTAGTTTACCTGgtacaactctgactgtcacaggtactgatgaacacacactgatgtaa